Proteins encoded within one genomic window of Cucumis sativus cultivar 9930 chromosome 3, Cucumber_9930_V3, whole genome shotgun sequence:
- the LOC101221826 gene encoding putative E3 ubiquitin-protein ligase LIN-1 isoform X1 produces the protein MAGEYRFSMDQKDIVRILVATIDNFTRGRLINKEQRNLHKEQCAERLASEGGSNDKDTEVRYSDQAVLANLDWGIEALEEALNTSNMETKLARLDHAEKMLQVCALLNSNEKTAGVPNFYLAAWAHLNLSYLWKLRGNAHNSVLHILEMFIVDPFFSRNDFAPELWKELFLPHMSSIVGWYSEERHRLMIEVIPDSSDLSFTADLDQFFNESLIFSLRPDQAEKLQKLEQLYGASLDENTRLFAKYFKDCMNSDSSSTKKVAPMLPIAEPPMTPLHEVSRSIPDYIKFGPILPKSAGFSSIKPKSKDGTAEASWPKGASSPANNIEKFAGQYSQSDLLEENEDDSDQEPYDSYDLSDTATYKLLSPSSTRASEDEQIGPKEEVSKMGSRKHSPTIFSPIASPPVPSPRVLYPIVNEKKSESRTLRLLSSRGEQRVATSALGSPATRSDYSSNSVESDGEKDGHRRIIYKPTHNTTYDNVSSQDFENCSIDKLEDESRSRSSENVTHMVRPPKDFVCPITGQIFSDPVTLETGQTYERKAIQEWLKRGNTTCPITRQPLSSTVMPKTNYVLKRLTTSWQEQHPDVAQDCSWTGTSVSTVGSTFKRRSSVATTPCQPFHGPLNRTYESLNQKGKRLMQEAVSLSPTSVISQATVEKIINSLKPFVSCLCNFENLKQCETAVLTMAGFWKDSKGDPAVHSYLSELAVVNGFMEILLNSREREVLRTSIYVLSELICADGSVGESLSSLDSDFDCLASLLTSGLSEASVLMCLLRPTFTKLSAHELIPSLAQLLQKKNEDFDDLPFVIEPKDAAIAMLEQILMGGDEYSQSRNVASLISAEGCPALVKFLDGEEVRRPILSMLLCCMRVDKGCKDSIVEKIELAPVLELLYTGNEDDRGLCVAFLSELVQMNRRTQCNQILQQIKNEGAFSTMHTLLTHLPKATIEQQPSIASLLLQLDLLVSLDPIIASMRKSFSSWKLTDNSASCQVEPRKMSIYREESIDALFEAFRRKDNYNVQTAAADALLYLSGRLTSSGKCYAKSWLLKLAGFDQPYNALMKDEGLRKPDSELSEREEEEKAISVWEKRVALVICNHEKGYIFKVMKECLKSKSLEMEKSCLVIVSWLCHMVSTLPDTGVRETARRFLLDELVNVLQSSNSQEDKILACLALKTFISDPAALEELGLHARSINKTLRKLRRSSSVVNAIMKALMNLPSVDTTELWSYTEVGAIDCSSNGEVLSLLHLEGRVLSSHSDGTIKVWDARNKVLRLIQEARKHSKAVTCLCVSSSYDTVYSGSLDKTIRVWSIKSEEIQCVQVHEVKEPVYDLKVNGKLACFVSPGNGVKVFNFFGVPKHINFNKYVKCLALSEDKLYCGCSGDSIMEVDLSKNATSTFYTGVRKLLWKQNIYSLHIHGDLLSAAGSTVDGTAGKTFSLANKTTVGSFSTGVDIHHMAASTDFLFTASRLGMLIEIWAKEKHTKIGSVKIGSSASGSHTKITSLTTDDGGLLLVGTSDGKIQVSCKLLVLIFTPRENFDTIA, from the exons ATGGCTGGTGAATATAGGTTCTCAATGGACCAAAAGGACATCGTGAGGATATTGGTGGCCACCATTGATAATTTCACCCGAGGTCGATTGATCAATAAAGAGCAGAGAAACCTTCACAAAGAGCAGTGTGCTGAGAGATTGGCATCTGAAGGTGGAAGTAATGACAAAGATACAGAGGTTAGGTACTCGGATCAAGCAGTGCTGGCTAATTTGGATTGGGGTATTGAAGCCCTTGAGGAGGCTTTAAACACATCCAATATGGAGACTAAGCTTGCACGACTTGACCATGCAGAGAAGATGCTTCAAGTGTGTGCCTTGTTGAATTCTAACGAGAAAACTGCTGGAGTTCCCAATTTCTACCTTGCTGCTTGGGCTCACCTAAATCTTTCATATCTCTGGAAATTGCGAGGAAATGCTCACAACTCAGTCCTCCATATTCTTGAGATGTTTATTGTGGATCCCTTCTTTTCACGCAACGATTTTGCTCCTGAACTCTGGAAAGAACTCTTTCTTCCACACATGAGCTCAATTGTTGGGTGGTATTCAGAGGAGAGGCATAGACTTATGATCGAAGTGATTCCTGATTCTTCCGATTTATCCTTCACAGCTGATTTAGATCAATTCTTCAATGAATCTTTGATATTTTCGCTGAGGCCTGATCAAGCTGAGAAATTGCAGAAGTTGGAGCAGCTTTATGGAGCATCTTTGGATGAGAATACGAGGCTCTTCGCTAAATACTTCAAAGATTGTATGAATTCTGATTCAAGCTCCACCAAGAAGGTTGCCCCAATGTTGCCAATCGCAGAGCCACCTATGACTCCTCTTCATGAAGTGAGCCGCTCAATTCCCGATTACATAAAATTTGGACCTATTTTACCCAAGAGTGCCGGGTTTTCATCCATCAAACCAAAATCTAAAGATGGCACGGCAGAAGCAAGTTG GCCAAAGGGGGCTTCCAGTCCAGCCAACAACATAGAGAAATTTGCAGGGCAGTATTCTCAG AGTGATTTGCTAGAGGAGAATGAGGATGATTCTGATCAGGAACCTTACGATTCTTACGATCTCAGTGATACCGCGACTTATAAATTACTATCGCCGAGTAGCACAAGGGCGTCGGAGGATGAGCAAATAGGACCTAAAGAGGAGGTGTCGAAAATGGGGAGTCGCAAACATTCTCCCACCATTTTTTCTCCAATTGCATCTCCTCCAGTTCCTTCACCGAGAGTTCTATATCCAATAgtaaatgagaagaaaagtgAATCGCGTACATTGCGACTTTTATCCAGTCGTGGCGAACAACGAGTTGCTACCTCTGCCCTTGGATCACCAGCTACAAGAAGTGATTACAGCTCCAATTCGGTAGAGTCTGATGGTGAA AAAGATGGCCACagaagaataatatataagcCGACGCACAATACAACCTATGACAACGTGAGTAGCCAAGACTTCGAGAATTG TTCAATAGATAAACTTGAGGATGAAAGTAGAAGCCGCTCGTCTGAGAATGTGACACATATGGTGCGACCCCCTAAAGATTTCGTATGCCCCATAACAGGTCAGATTTTCAGTGATCCTGTTACTCTCGAAACTGGGCAGACTTATGAAAGAAAAGCTATTCAGGAATGGTTGAAAAGAGGAAATACAACTTGCCCCATTACGCGGCAGCCATTGTCTTCAACTGTAATGCCTAAAACGAATTATGTCTTGAAAAGACTGACAACATCTTGGCAGGAACAGCATCCTGATGTTGCTCAGGATTGTTCGTGGACTGGTACATCGGTAAGTACTGTCGGTTCTACCTTCAAAAGGAGGAGCTCTGTGGCAACTACTCCTTGCCAACCATTTCATGGTCCTCTTAACAGGACTTACGAGTCTCTTAATCAAAAAGGCAAAAGATTAATGCAAGAAGCAGTGTCTTTATCACCCACCAGTGTAATATCTCAAGCCACAGTCGAGAAAATCATCAACAGTTTAAAACCTTTTGTCTCTTGTCTTTGTAATTTCGAGAACTTGAAACAATGCGAGACTGCTGTGCTCACTATGGCAGGGTTCTGGAAGGACTCAAAAGGTGATCCAGCGGTTCATTCCTACTTATCCGAATTGGCTGTAGTGAACGGCTTTATGGAAATACTGTTAAATTCCCGGGAAAGAGAAGTCCTCAGAACCTCGATTTACGTTCTTTCTGAGCTTATTTGTGCAGATGGAAGTGTTGGAGAGTCCCTTAGTAGTCTAGATTCAGATTTTGATTGCCTAGCTTCTTTGCTGACGAGTGGGTTGTCAGAGGCTTCCGTTCTTATGTGCTTGCTAAGGCCCACATTTACTAAGTTGTCAGCTCATGAACTTATACCTTCCCTAGCCCAGCTGCTccagaagaaaaatgaagatttcGATGATCTGCCATTTGTAATAGAGCCAAAAGATGCTGCTATCGCAATGCTTGAACAAATTTTGATGGGAGGGGATGAATATAGCCAATCCCGGAATGTTGCGAGTCTTATCTCTGCAGAAGGATGCCCTGCATTAGTCAAGTTTTTGGATGGGGAAGAAGTGAGGAGGCCAATACTTTCTATGCTTTTATGTTGTATGCGAGTCGACAAAGGTTGCAAGGACTCAATCGTAGAGAAGATCGAGCTTGCTCCGGTTCTTGAGTTACTTTATACTGGAAATGAGGACGACAGAGGCCTTTGTGTGGCTTTTCTGTCAGAGCTAGTTCAAATGAACAG AAGGACACAATGCAATCAAATTTTGCagcaaattaaaaatgaaggaGCATTCAGTACGATGCATACACTTCTTACACATCTTCCAAAGGCTACAATTGAGCAACAACCTAGCATCGCCTCCCTTCTTCTCCAGCTGGATCTCCTGGTTAGTCTAGATCCCATAATAGCTAGCATGCGAAAATCATTTTCCTCATGGAAACTAACAGACAATTCTGCTTCGTGTCAGGTTGAACCACGAAAAATGAGCATTTACCGAGAAGAATCTATAGATGCACTGTTTGAAGCTTTTCGTAGGAAGGACAACTATAACGTTCAAACTGCAGCTGCAGATGCTTTGTTATATCTATCTGGGCGATTGACTTCCTCAGGAAAGTGCTATGCAAAATCGTGGTTGCTCAAACTTGCAGGATTTGATCAGCCTTACAATGCTTTGATGAAGGACGAGGGACTGAGGAAGCCTGACAGCGAATTATCAGAGAGAGAG GAGGAAGAGAAGGCAATCAGTGTATGGGAAAAAAGAGTAGCACTGGTTATTTGTAACCATGAAAAGGGGtacatttttaaagttatgaAAGAATGCCTGAAGAGTAAATCCTTAGAGATGGAAAAGTCCTGTCTTGTCATCGTTTCCTGGCTGTGCCACATGGTTTCAACGCTCCCAGATACTGGGGTACGAGAGACTGCTCGCAGGTTCTTGCTTGATGAACTTGTAAACGTTCTACAATCTTCTAATAGCCAGGAGGATAAGATTTTAGCATGTCTTGCTTTAAAAACTTTCATTAGCGACCCAG CTGCACTTGAGGAACTAGGGCTTCATGCAAGATCCATCAACAAAACGTTAAGAAAGCTTAGGAGAAGCTCATCGGTGGTCAATGCTATAATGAAAGCCTTGATGAACTTGCCATCTGTTGACACA ACGGAGCTCTGGAGTTACACTGAAGTTGGTGCAATAGATTGCAGCTCAAATGGAGAGGTTTTGTCTCTGCTTCATTTGGAAGGGCGGGTTTTAAGTAGTCACTCGGATGGCACCATCAAG GTTTGGGATGCTAGAAATAAAGTATTAAGGTTGATCCAAGAAGCTCGCAAGCACTCAAAAGCTGTAACATGCCTTTGTGTTTCCTCTTCGTACGACACAGTATACAGCGGTTCCTTAGACAAAACAATTCGG GTATGGAGCATCAAATCTGAAGAAATACAGTGCGTTCAAGTCCACGAAGTGAAGGAGCCAGTTTATGACTTGAAAGTAAATGGCAAACTCGCATGCTTTGTTTCTCCAGGAAATGGTGTTAAG GTGTTCAACTTCTTTGGGGTTCCCAAGcatataaatttcaacaaatacGTCAAATGCCTGGCACTATCAGAAGATAAACTCTACTGCGGTTGTTCTGGTGACAGCATAATG GAGGTGGATTTGTCCAAAAATGCCACAAGCACGTTCTACACGGGTGTAAGAAAATTGCTTTGGAAACAAAACATCTACTCCTTACACATCCACGGTGACCTACTGTCTGCTGCCGGTTCGACCGTGGATGGAACGGCAGGGAAG ACGTTTTCGCTGGCAAACAAGACAACAGTAGGATCCTTTTCAACTGGAGTTGACATACATCACATGGCCGCAAGCACCGATTTCTTGTTTACAGCCTCCAGATTGGGGATGTTAATAGAGATTTGGGCGAAAGAGAAACACACAAAAATTGGTTCAGTTAAAATAGGTAGCAGTGCTAGTGGTAGCCACACAAAAATCACTTCCCTAACTACAGACGATGGAGGATTGCTACTCGTTGGTACCTCAGATGGAAAGATACAGGTTTCTTGTAAACTTCTCGTCCTTATTTTTACCCCACGAGAAAATTTTGACACCATAGCTtaa
- the LOC101221826 gene encoding putative E3 ubiquitin-protein ligase LIN-1 isoform X3: protein MAGEYRFSMDQKDIVRILVATIDNFTRGRLINKEQRNLHKEQCAERLASEGGSNDKDTEVRYSDQAVLANLDWGIEALEEALNTSNMETKLARLDHAEKMLQVCALLNSNEKTAGVPNFYLAAWAHLNLSYLWKLRGNAHNSVLHILEMFIVDPFFSRNDFAPELWKELFLPHMSSIVGWYSEERHRLMIEVIPDSSDLSFTADLDQFFNESLIFSLRPDQAEKLQKLEQLYGASLDENTRLFAKYFKDCMNSDSSSTKKVAPMLPIAEPPMTPLHEVSRSIPDYIKFGPILPKSAGFSSIKPKSKDGTAEASWPKGASSPANNIEKFAGQYSQSDLLEENEDDSDQEPYDSYDLSDTATYKLLSPSSTRASEDEQIGPKEEVSKMGSRKHSPTIFSPIASPPVPSPRVLYPIVNEKKSESRTLRLLSSRGEQRVATSALGSPATRSDYSSNSVESDGEKDGHRRIIYKPTHNTTYDNVSSQDFENCSIDKLEDESRSRSSENVTHMVRPPKDFVCPITGQIFSDPVTLETGQTYERKAIQEWLKRGNTTCPITRQPLSSTVMPKTNYVLKRLTTSWQEQHPDVAQDCSWTGTSVSTVGSTFKRRSSVATTPCQPFHGPLNRTYESLNQKGKRLMQEAVSLSPTSVISQATVEKIINSLKPFVSCLCNFENLKQCETAVLTMAGFWKDSKGDPAVHSYLSELAVVNGFMEILLNSREREVLRTSIYVLSELICADGSVGESLSSLDSDFDCLASLLTSGLSEASVLMCLLRPTFTKLSAHELIPSLAQLLQKKNEDFDDLPFVIEPKDAAIAMLEQILMGGDEYSQSRNVASLISAEGCPALVKFLDGEEVRRPILSMLLCCMRVDKGCKDSIVEKIELAPVLELLYTGNEDDRGLCVAFLSELVQMNRRTQCNQILQQIKNEGAFSTMHTLLTHLPKATIEQQPSIASLLLQLDLLVEPRKMSIYREESIDALFEAFRRKDNYNVQTAAADALLYLSGRLTSSGKCYAKSWLLKLAGFDQPYNALMKDEGLRKPDSELSEREEEEKAISVWEKRVALVICNHEKGYIFKVMKECLKSKSLEMEKSCLVIVSWLCHMVSTLPDTGVRETARRFLLDELVNVLQSSNSQEDKILACLALKTFISDPAALEELGLHARSINKTLRKLRRSSSVVNAIMKALMNLPSVDTTELWSYTEVGAIDCSSNGEVLSLLHLEGRVLSSHSDGTIKVWDARNKVLRLIQEARKHSKAVTCLCVSSSYDTVYSGSLDKTIRVWSIKSEEIQCVQVHEVKEPVYDLKVNGKLACFVSPGNGVKVFNFFGVPKHINFNKYVKCLALSEDKLYCGCSGDSIMEVDLSKNATSTFYTGVRKLLWKQNIYSLHIHGDLLSAAGSTVDGTAGKTFSLANKTTVGSFSTGVDIHHMAASTDFLFTASRLGMLIEIWAKEKHTKIGSVKIGSSASGSHTKITSLTTDDGGLLLVGTSDGKIQVSCKLLVLIFTPRENFDTIA, encoded by the exons ATGGCTGGTGAATATAGGTTCTCAATGGACCAAAAGGACATCGTGAGGATATTGGTGGCCACCATTGATAATTTCACCCGAGGTCGATTGATCAATAAAGAGCAGAGAAACCTTCACAAAGAGCAGTGTGCTGAGAGATTGGCATCTGAAGGTGGAAGTAATGACAAAGATACAGAGGTTAGGTACTCGGATCAAGCAGTGCTGGCTAATTTGGATTGGGGTATTGAAGCCCTTGAGGAGGCTTTAAACACATCCAATATGGAGACTAAGCTTGCACGACTTGACCATGCAGAGAAGATGCTTCAAGTGTGTGCCTTGTTGAATTCTAACGAGAAAACTGCTGGAGTTCCCAATTTCTACCTTGCTGCTTGGGCTCACCTAAATCTTTCATATCTCTGGAAATTGCGAGGAAATGCTCACAACTCAGTCCTCCATATTCTTGAGATGTTTATTGTGGATCCCTTCTTTTCACGCAACGATTTTGCTCCTGAACTCTGGAAAGAACTCTTTCTTCCACACATGAGCTCAATTGTTGGGTGGTATTCAGAGGAGAGGCATAGACTTATGATCGAAGTGATTCCTGATTCTTCCGATTTATCCTTCACAGCTGATTTAGATCAATTCTTCAATGAATCTTTGATATTTTCGCTGAGGCCTGATCAAGCTGAGAAATTGCAGAAGTTGGAGCAGCTTTATGGAGCATCTTTGGATGAGAATACGAGGCTCTTCGCTAAATACTTCAAAGATTGTATGAATTCTGATTCAAGCTCCACCAAGAAGGTTGCCCCAATGTTGCCAATCGCAGAGCCACCTATGACTCCTCTTCATGAAGTGAGCCGCTCAATTCCCGATTACATAAAATTTGGACCTATTTTACCCAAGAGTGCCGGGTTTTCATCCATCAAACCAAAATCTAAAGATGGCACGGCAGAAGCAAGTTG GCCAAAGGGGGCTTCCAGTCCAGCCAACAACATAGAGAAATTTGCAGGGCAGTATTCTCAG AGTGATTTGCTAGAGGAGAATGAGGATGATTCTGATCAGGAACCTTACGATTCTTACGATCTCAGTGATACCGCGACTTATAAATTACTATCGCCGAGTAGCACAAGGGCGTCGGAGGATGAGCAAATAGGACCTAAAGAGGAGGTGTCGAAAATGGGGAGTCGCAAACATTCTCCCACCATTTTTTCTCCAATTGCATCTCCTCCAGTTCCTTCACCGAGAGTTCTATATCCAATAgtaaatgagaagaaaagtgAATCGCGTACATTGCGACTTTTATCCAGTCGTGGCGAACAACGAGTTGCTACCTCTGCCCTTGGATCACCAGCTACAAGAAGTGATTACAGCTCCAATTCGGTAGAGTCTGATGGTGAA AAAGATGGCCACagaagaataatatataagcCGACGCACAATACAACCTATGACAACGTGAGTAGCCAAGACTTCGAGAATTG TTCAATAGATAAACTTGAGGATGAAAGTAGAAGCCGCTCGTCTGAGAATGTGACACATATGGTGCGACCCCCTAAAGATTTCGTATGCCCCATAACAGGTCAGATTTTCAGTGATCCTGTTACTCTCGAAACTGGGCAGACTTATGAAAGAAAAGCTATTCAGGAATGGTTGAAAAGAGGAAATACAACTTGCCCCATTACGCGGCAGCCATTGTCTTCAACTGTAATGCCTAAAACGAATTATGTCTTGAAAAGACTGACAACATCTTGGCAGGAACAGCATCCTGATGTTGCTCAGGATTGTTCGTGGACTGGTACATCGGTAAGTACTGTCGGTTCTACCTTCAAAAGGAGGAGCTCTGTGGCAACTACTCCTTGCCAACCATTTCATGGTCCTCTTAACAGGACTTACGAGTCTCTTAATCAAAAAGGCAAAAGATTAATGCAAGAAGCAGTGTCTTTATCACCCACCAGTGTAATATCTCAAGCCACAGTCGAGAAAATCATCAACAGTTTAAAACCTTTTGTCTCTTGTCTTTGTAATTTCGAGAACTTGAAACAATGCGAGACTGCTGTGCTCACTATGGCAGGGTTCTGGAAGGACTCAAAAGGTGATCCAGCGGTTCATTCCTACTTATCCGAATTGGCTGTAGTGAACGGCTTTATGGAAATACTGTTAAATTCCCGGGAAAGAGAAGTCCTCAGAACCTCGATTTACGTTCTTTCTGAGCTTATTTGTGCAGATGGAAGTGTTGGAGAGTCCCTTAGTAGTCTAGATTCAGATTTTGATTGCCTAGCTTCTTTGCTGACGAGTGGGTTGTCAGAGGCTTCCGTTCTTATGTGCTTGCTAAGGCCCACATTTACTAAGTTGTCAGCTCATGAACTTATACCTTCCCTAGCCCAGCTGCTccagaagaaaaatgaagatttcGATGATCTGCCATTTGTAATAGAGCCAAAAGATGCTGCTATCGCAATGCTTGAACAAATTTTGATGGGAGGGGATGAATATAGCCAATCCCGGAATGTTGCGAGTCTTATCTCTGCAGAAGGATGCCCTGCATTAGTCAAGTTTTTGGATGGGGAAGAAGTGAGGAGGCCAATACTTTCTATGCTTTTATGTTGTATGCGAGTCGACAAAGGTTGCAAGGACTCAATCGTAGAGAAGATCGAGCTTGCTCCGGTTCTTGAGTTACTTTATACTGGAAATGAGGACGACAGAGGCCTTTGTGTGGCTTTTCTGTCAGAGCTAGTTCAAATGAACAG AAGGACACAATGCAATCAAATTTTGCagcaaattaaaaatgaaggaGCATTCAGTACGATGCATACACTTCTTACACATCTTCCAAAGGCTACAATTGAGCAACAACCTAGCATCGCCTCCCTTCTTCTCCAGCTGGATCTCCTG GTTGAACCACGAAAAATGAGCATTTACCGAGAAGAATCTATAGATGCACTGTTTGAAGCTTTTCGTAGGAAGGACAACTATAACGTTCAAACTGCAGCTGCAGATGCTTTGTTATATCTATCTGGGCGATTGACTTCCTCAGGAAAGTGCTATGCAAAATCGTGGTTGCTCAAACTTGCAGGATTTGATCAGCCTTACAATGCTTTGATGAAGGACGAGGGACTGAGGAAGCCTGACAGCGAATTATCAGAGAGAGAG GAGGAAGAGAAGGCAATCAGTGTATGGGAAAAAAGAGTAGCACTGGTTATTTGTAACCATGAAAAGGGGtacatttttaaagttatgaAAGAATGCCTGAAGAGTAAATCCTTAGAGATGGAAAAGTCCTGTCTTGTCATCGTTTCCTGGCTGTGCCACATGGTTTCAACGCTCCCAGATACTGGGGTACGAGAGACTGCTCGCAGGTTCTTGCTTGATGAACTTGTAAACGTTCTACAATCTTCTAATAGCCAGGAGGATAAGATTTTAGCATGTCTTGCTTTAAAAACTTTCATTAGCGACCCAG CTGCACTTGAGGAACTAGGGCTTCATGCAAGATCCATCAACAAAACGTTAAGAAAGCTTAGGAGAAGCTCATCGGTGGTCAATGCTATAATGAAAGCCTTGATGAACTTGCCATCTGTTGACACA ACGGAGCTCTGGAGTTACACTGAAGTTGGTGCAATAGATTGCAGCTCAAATGGAGAGGTTTTGTCTCTGCTTCATTTGGAAGGGCGGGTTTTAAGTAGTCACTCGGATGGCACCATCAAG GTTTGGGATGCTAGAAATAAAGTATTAAGGTTGATCCAAGAAGCTCGCAAGCACTCAAAAGCTGTAACATGCCTTTGTGTTTCCTCTTCGTACGACACAGTATACAGCGGTTCCTTAGACAAAACAATTCGG GTATGGAGCATCAAATCTGAAGAAATACAGTGCGTTCAAGTCCACGAAGTGAAGGAGCCAGTTTATGACTTGAAAGTAAATGGCAAACTCGCATGCTTTGTTTCTCCAGGAAATGGTGTTAAG GTGTTCAACTTCTTTGGGGTTCCCAAGcatataaatttcaacaaatacGTCAAATGCCTGGCACTATCAGAAGATAAACTCTACTGCGGTTGTTCTGGTGACAGCATAATG GAGGTGGATTTGTCCAAAAATGCCACAAGCACGTTCTACACGGGTGTAAGAAAATTGCTTTGGAAACAAAACATCTACTCCTTACACATCCACGGTGACCTACTGTCTGCTGCCGGTTCGACCGTGGATGGAACGGCAGGGAAG ACGTTTTCGCTGGCAAACAAGACAACAGTAGGATCCTTTTCAACTGGAGTTGACATACATCACATGGCCGCAAGCACCGATTTCTTGTTTACAGCCTCCAGATTGGGGATGTTAATAGAGATTTGGGCGAAAGAGAAACACACAAAAATTGGTTCAGTTAAAATAGGTAGCAGTGCTAGTGGTAGCCACACAAAAATCACTTCCCTAACTACAGACGATGGAGGATTGCTACTCGTTGGTACCTCAGATGGAAAGATACAGGTTTCTTGTAAACTTCTCGTCCTTATTTTTACCCCACGAGAAAATTTTGACACCATAGCTtaa